A window of Actinomadura viridis genomic DNA:
CGCCACGCTGAACGACGGCCACGGCCTGGTCGCGCACCCGCAGCTGGCCGAGCGCGACCGGTGGCGGGAGGTCGGCTCGCCGGTCGGCGCCCTGCGCGCGATCCTGCCGCCGATCACCTTCGCCGGCGTCGAGGCCCGGATGGACCCGATCCCGGGGCTGGGCGACCACACCGACGCGGTGCTGGCCGAACTCGGCTACGGCGACGGCGAGATCGCCCGCCTGCGCGAGGCGGGAACGGTCGCCTGACCGCCCCGGCGGCCCGCGGCCGGCCGTTCCAGTGGCCTACGTCACGTTGCAAGTGACCACTTACCGATGTCACGGTGGGGCGTGCGAGATCCGGGCCCTCCCGGTGCCTCGCACGTATCCCCCCGTGCATCGAAGTGAGGATCCATGGCCACTGGAGCGGCCGGTCGCGTGCCCGCCTCGGAGACCTCGAAGGCCCCGGACGCCTCCGGGACCCCGGCGGACGTCCCGGACGACGTCCCGGACGCCGTCCGCCACGCGCTGCACTGGTTCGCGCTGACCGCGGCCTCGGCGAACGTCGTCATGCAGCTGGCGCGGCTCCCGGTCGGCCGGGGCGTCGCCGAGAGCAAGGTCGACAGCGGCCGGATCGACAAGCATCCGATCAAGCGGACGCGGACCACGCTGAGCTACGTGGCGCTCGCCTGGCACGGCACCGACCGCGAGCGGGCGGTCCTGCGCGAGGAGGTCAACCGGTCGCACCGGCCGGTCCGTTCCGACGACTCCAGCCCGGTCCGCTACAACGCCTTCGACCGCGAGCTGCAGCTGTGGGTCGCGGCCTGCCTGTACCGGGGGACCGAGGACGTGCTCACGGCGCTGTACGGGCCGCCGAGCCCGCAGGTCCTGGACACCCTCTACCGGCACGCCTCCCGCTTCGGCACCACGCTGCAGGTGCCGGCGGACATGTGGCCCGCCGACCGGGCCGCCTTCGAGGAGTACTGGCGCGCCTCGCTGGAGCGCCTGGAGATGGACAAGGTCACCAGGGCCTACCTGCAGGGCCTGGCCGGCATGACGTTCCTGCCCGGCCCGGTCCACCGGACCTTCGGGTCGTTCCACCAGTTCGTGACCATGGGGTTCCTGCCGCCGGAGTTCCGCGCCGAGCTCGGCCTGCCCTGGACCGACCGGGACCAGGCGCGTTTCGACCGTCTCCTCCGCCGCGCCGCCGCGGCCAACCGGGTCATGCCCCGCGCGCTGCGGGGATTCCCCTGGAACCTCTACCTCTGGGACGCGCGCCGCCGCATCCGCAAGGGCCGGCCCCTCGTCTGACGCGCCCGGCGGGCCGCGGCGCCGCTACGGCGCCGCTACGGCGCCGCTACGGCGCGGCCAGGTGCGACCGCTGGGCGGCGATCGCCTCGGCGGCGCCCGTGACGATCGAGGCGATCAGCTCCGCGCAGCTCGGCAGGTCGTCGATCACGGCGACCACCTGGCCGGACGCCATCACCCCCAGGTCGGGACGGCCGTCCACCATCGCGGCCTTCAGCAGCATGGGGGTGTTGGCGGCCATCAGCACCTGCGACCAGGACAGGTCCTTGCCGCGCCTCATCGACCGCCCGTCGGCGATCATCGCCCGCCAGGACAGGCCCGACAGCCGGCGGAACCGGGCGGCGTTGCGCGCCGCCCGGACCAGGGCCGCGGCCCGGCCCGACCGCTCCAGGGCGTCCACCAGGTCGCTGCGCAGCACCCGGTGCGGCATGCCGTCCACCTGACGGGTGACGGTCGTCTCCGCGGTGCGGAGGTAGACCTCCTTGACCTCCTCGGGCACCGCGCTGTCGGAGGTCAGCAGGAAGCGGGTGCCCATCGCCACGCCCGCCGCCCCGTAG
This region includes:
- a CDS encoding oxygenase MpaB family protein yields the protein MATGAAGRVPASETSKAPDASGTPADVPDDVPDAVRHALHWFALTAASANVVMQLARLPVGRGVAESKVDSGRIDKHPIKRTRTTLSYVALAWHGTDRERAVLREEVNRSHRPVRSDDSSPVRYNAFDRELQLWVAACLYRGTEDVLTALYGPPSPQVLDTLYRHASRFGTTLQVPADMWPADRAAFEEYWRASLERLEMDKVTRAYLQGLAGMTFLPGPVHRTFGSFHQFVTMGFLPPEFRAELGLPWTDRDQARFDRLLRRAAAANRVMPRALRGFPWNLYLWDARRRIRKGRPLV